Proteins found in one Muntiacus reevesi chromosome 2, mMunRee1.1, whole genome shotgun sequence genomic segment:
- the ELOB gene encoding elongin-B isoform X1, with protein MDVFLMIRRHKTTIFTDAKESSTVFELKRIVEGILKRPPDEQRLYKDDQLLDDGKTLGECGFTSQTARPQAPATVGLAFRAGENCHSAVRWFFPMTPSCGIRCGDCTLGGSTSDEAFEALRIEPFSSPPELPDVMKPQDSGSSANEQAVQ; from the exons ATG GACGTGTTCCTCATGATCCGGCGCCACAAGACCACCATCTTCACGGACGCCAAGGAGTCGAGCACCGTGTTCGAGCTGAAGCGCATCGTCGAGGGTATCCTCAAGCGGCCGCCGGATGAGCAGCGGCTGTACAAG GACGACCAGCTTCTGGACGACGGCAAGACGTTGGGCGAGTGTGGCTTCACCAGTCAGACAGCACGACCTCAGGCCCCCGCCACTGTGGGGCTAGCCTTCAGGGCAG GTGAAAACTGTCACAGTGCAGTGAGGTGGTTTTTCCCCATGACCCCCAGCTGTGGCATACGTTGTGGTGACTGCACCTTGGGTGGCAGCACCTCAG ATGAGGCATTCGAGGCCCTGCGCATCGAGCCCTTCTCCAGCCCACCTGAGCTGCCGGATGTGATGAAGCCACAGGACTCAGGAAGCAGCGCCAATGAACAGGCTGTGCAGTGA
- the ELOB gene encoding elongin-B isoform X2, with translation MDVFLMIRRHKTTIFTDAKESSTVFELKRIVEGILKRPPDEQRLYKDDQLLDDGKTLGECGFTSQTARPQAPATVGLAFRADEAFEALRIEPFSSPPELPDVMKPQDSGSSANEQAVQ, from the exons ATG GACGTGTTCCTCATGATCCGGCGCCACAAGACCACCATCTTCACGGACGCCAAGGAGTCGAGCACCGTGTTCGAGCTGAAGCGCATCGTCGAGGGTATCCTCAAGCGGCCGCCGGATGAGCAGCGGCTGTACAAG GACGACCAGCTTCTGGACGACGGCAAGACGTTGGGCGAGTGTGGCTTCACCAGTCAGACAGCACGACCTCAGGCCCCCGCCACTGTGGGGCTAGCCTTCAGGGCAG ATGAGGCATTCGAGGCCCTGCGCATCGAGCCCTTCTCCAGCCCACCTGAGCTGCCGGATGTGATGAAGCCACAGGACTCAGGAAGCAGCGCCAATGAACAGGCTGTGCAGTGA